A genomic segment from Janthinobacterium sp. 64 encodes:
- the dsrO gene encoding sulfate reduction electron transfer complex DsrMKJOP subunit DsrO — protein sequence MIESRRSFLRALPAVTIGAAIAPLPGKAATRGEGGQRWAMVVDVQKCIGCQACTVSCIMENAVPENSFRTVVSTYEVKEENRCGTYMLPRLCNHCANPPCIPVCPVGATFQRKDGVVVVDGDRCVGCAYCVQACPYDARFINHETGKADKCTFCAHRVDEGLLPACVETCVGGARIFGDLNDPESLVHQLLSENKVKVLKPEQGTQPHVFYLGLDTRFAGHVEGEATLWQPSKHGK from the coding sequence ATGATTGAATCGCGCCGCAGTTTTTTGCGCGCCTTGCCAGCCGTTACCATCGGGGCGGCCATCGCGCCGCTGCCCGGCAAGGCCGCCACCAGGGGCGAAGGCGGCCAGCGCTGGGCGATGGTGGTCGATGTGCAGAAGTGCATCGGCTGCCAGGCGTGCACGGTCTCCTGCATCATGGAAAACGCCGTACCGGAAAACAGCTTCCGCACCGTTGTCTCGACCTATGAAGTCAAGGAAGAAAACCGCTGCGGCACCTACATGCTGCCGCGCCTGTGCAACCACTGCGCCAATCCCCCCTGCATTCCCGTCTGTCCCGTGGGCGCCACCTTCCAGCGCAAGGATGGCGTCGTCGTCGTCGACGGCGACCGCTGCGTGGGCTGCGCCTACTGCGTGCAAGCCTGTCCGTACGACGCGCGCTTCATCAACCACGAAACGGGCAAGGCCGACAAATGCACGTTCTGCGCGCACAGGGTCGATGAAGGCCTGCTGCCGGCCTGCGTGGAAACCTGCGTCGGCGGCGCGCGCATCTTCGGCGACCTCAATGACCCTGAAAGCCTGGTGCACCAGCTGCTCAGCGAGAACAAGGTGAAAGTGCTCAAACCCGAGCAAGGCACCCAGCCCCACGTGTTTTACCTGGGACTGGACACGCGCTTCGCCGGCCACGTCGAAGGCGAAGCGACTCTTTGGCAACCGAGCAAACACGGGAAATAA
- the nrfD gene encoding NrfD/PsrC family molybdoenzyme membrane anchor subunit: MDSHITEIVNVTREAAWLPWAVQYFFLIGLSYGSFMLTLPYFVFGRKAYERLGRIALLASLVCGMTAPVALLADLHGPGRFYHFYIYFQPQSWMSWGSFFIPLYLGCLMLYAWLALRVDFSTRGQGQDRLAWAYRLLGRGGATSRKAIVSAAAFTLLAAFVVGLYTGMEVMVVRARPLWFTPFLPAQFAATAFVGAVGLALLFNRFLPGREQALEVSLNRALALSLALVLALGGGWLFVSLSGVSASHSMAFTQVAGMPQWQFTAVWAVLSSIVPMALAIWRPATSGLVNGLIALHSAWMMRWTIFIGGQTIPKTGAGLYDYHLPMGNDGLMGIIGTAGLWIALLLLMLEFLPWAGRMLRNRPAMATH, encoded by the coding sequence ATGGACAGCCACATCACAGAAATTGTCAACGTCACGCGCGAAGCGGCATGGCTGCCGTGGGCGGTGCAGTATTTTTTCCTCATCGGACTCAGTTACGGCAGCTTCATGCTGACCTTGCCGTACTTCGTCTTCGGCCGCAAGGCGTATGAACGCCTGGGGCGCATCGCGTTGCTGGCGTCCCTCGTCTGCGGCATGACGGCGCCCGTGGCGCTGCTGGCCGACCTGCACGGGCCGGGCCGCTTCTACCACTTCTATATTTACTTCCAGCCGCAGTCGTGGATGTCGTGGGGCTCGTTCTTCATTCCCCTGTATCTGGGCTGCCTGATGCTGTACGCGTGGCTGGCGCTGCGCGTGGATTTTTCCACGCGGGGGCAGGGCCAGGATCGTCTGGCCTGGGCTTACCGCCTGCTGGGACGCGGTGGTGCCACATCGCGCAAGGCCATCGTCAGCGCCGCCGCCTTCACCTTGCTGGCCGCCTTTGTCGTGGGCCTGTACACGGGCATGGAAGTGATGGTGGTGCGCGCCCGTCCCCTGTGGTTCACGCCTTTCCTGCCGGCGCAATTTGCCGCTACGGCCTTTGTGGGCGCCGTGGGCCTGGCGCTGCTGTTCAACCGCTTCCTGCCGGGCCGCGAGCAGGCGCTGGAAGTGTCCTTGAACCGCGCGCTGGCCCTGTCGCTGGCGCTGGTGCTGGCGCTGGGCGGCGGCTGGCTGTTCGTCAGTCTCTCTGGCGTGAGCGCCAGCCACAGCATGGCCTTTACCCAGGTGGCGGGCATGCCGCAATGGCAGTTCACGGCTGTGTGGGCCGTGCTGTCGTCCATCGTGCCGATGGCGCTGGCCATCTGGCGCCCGGCCACGAGTGGCCTGGTGAACGGCCTGATCGCGCTGCACAGCGCCTGGATGATGCGCTGGACGATTTTCATCGGCGGCCAGACGATCCCGAAAACGGGCGCGGGCCTGTACGACTACCACCTGCCGATGGGGAACGATGGCTTGATGGGGATTATCGGCACGGCTGGCCTGTGGATCGCGCTGCTGTTGCTGATGCTGGAATTTTTGCCATGGGCCGGACGCATGCTGCGCAACCGTCCCGCCATGGCCACGCACTGA
- a CDS encoding molybdopterin dinucleotide binding domain-containing protein — translation MNERTHNDDRNDGPEDENEKRRKLLRYGAIGGGLAAFAASFSTTAGRMVDHALGKDKAVQRLHGNSLPPEFSVDTATGKLTVNPDQQVSYTMCMGCTTFCGVRVRLDKKSGKVLRVAGNPYSPMSADPALPYQTSIRDSFVSLSRFQEKGLKGRSTACGRGNGVLEQMESPFRVLAPMKRVGPRGGGQWEPIAFDQLVKEVTEGGDLFGEGHVQGLRALRELEKPIDPAQPELGPQVNQVGLMCSTDDGRLAFGTRFFKQSYGSLNLVNHGSYCGGAYRSGSGAMFGDMKKMPHAKVDLENTEFCIFVGTAPGNAGNPFKRQGTLIAKARSGKRAFSYVVVDPVLTNADSLAAGDRSRWVPIKPGTDGALAMAMIRWIIEHERYDRNFLVQPNLKVAEAAGEAAWCNATHLIINEKGHPRDGRYLRASDIGAVEQAEEERYKDGDAFCVIDAATQAIVPHNAAKGEGRLFFDGPLDVLGAPLHLKTAMTMLNEEAQRHSMDEYSAACGIGRDIIEGLAQELTSHGKRAAVNAHGGMMSGAGFYNAYALVMLNTLIGNLNRKGGTLVNGGSFKDAGPGPRYNLESFDGEIKAAGMPIGRNVPYEKTSEFKLKKEAGKAYPARAPWYPNAPALATEWLTSAMNGYPYTLKALILWSCNPVYGITGLRAQIGKELADPKKIPLIVAIDPFINESSAFADYLLPDTLLYESWGWAGAWGGMPVKMSTARWPVVEPRVQKTPDGQTICMESFFIALAKTMALPGFGPDALQDMDGQRFPLQRAEDWYLRGGANIAWQGKTSVPEASDDDIELSGVARIRSELERTLKPEEWRKVAFMLARGGRYQSYGEMFGLRLPPPANPKAPAAAVPVIDETPYPQDWSTHRYLKPMMLYNEGLGVSKNSLSGKRFPGTPAWRVAAFADGTPVRKTYPASEWPFELISYKSALQNSYSIGARRLRGIHPDNPVAVHPDDAARLKLENGDEIVLETPGGKARATVMLRHGVQRGVIAVEHGFGHKEHGARAHRIGKLRQPDEPAIGAGINLNDLGLTDPSRGDKNVFVDPVSGTSVRQGLPARIVRA, via the coding sequence ATGAACGAACGCACACACAACGACGACCGCAACGACGGCCCGGAAGATGAAAATGAAAAACGCCGCAAGCTGCTGCGCTACGGCGCCATCGGCGGCGGCCTGGCCGCCTTTGCCGCCAGCTTTTCCACCACGGCCGGCCGCATGGTCGACCACGCGCTGGGCAAGGACAAAGCCGTACAGCGCTTGCACGGCAATTCCCTGCCGCCCGAGTTTTCCGTCGACACGGCCACGGGCAAGCTGACCGTCAACCCGGACCAGCAGGTCAGCTACACCATGTGCATGGGCTGCACCACGTTTTGCGGCGTGCGCGTGCGCCTGGATAAAAAAAGCGGCAAGGTCTTGCGCGTGGCGGGCAACCCGTACAGCCCCATGTCGGCCGACCCGGCGCTGCCTTACCAGACCTCGATCCGCGACAGCTTTGTCTCGCTGTCGCGCTTCCAGGAAAAGGGCTTGAAGGGCCGTTCGACGGCATGCGGCCGCGGCAACGGCGTGCTGGAACAGATGGAGTCGCCGTTCCGCGTGCTGGCGCCGATGAAGCGCGTGGGACCGCGCGGCGGCGGCCAGTGGGAACCGATCGCCTTCGATCAATTGGTCAAGGAAGTGACGGAAGGCGGCGACCTGTTTGGCGAAGGCCACGTGCAGGGCTTGCGCGCCTTGCGCGAGCTGGAAAAACCGATCGATCCGGCGCAGCCGGAACTGGGCCCGCAAGTCAATCAGGTAGGCCTGATGTGCAGCACCGACGATGGACGCCTGGCGTTCGGCACGCGCTTTTTCAAGCAGTCGTACGGCAGTCTGAATCTGGTCAATCACGGTTCGTATTGCGGCGGCGCCTACCGCAGCGGCTCGGGCGCCATGTTCGGAGACATGAAGAAGATGCCGCATGCGAAAGTAGACCTGGAAAACACGGAATTTTGTATTTTTGTGGGCACGGCGCCGGGCAATGCAGGCAACCCGTTCAAGCGCCAGGGCACCCTGATCGCCAAGGCCCGTTCGGGCAAGCGCGCATTCAGCTATGTCGTCGTCGACCCCGTGCTGACGAATGCCGACAGCCTGGCGGCGGGCGACCGCAGCCGCTGGGTGCCGATCAAGCCGGGCACGGATGGCGCGCTGGCCATGGCCATGATCCGCTGGATCATCGAGCACGAACGCTATGACCGCAACTTCCTCGTGCAGCCGAACCTGAAGGTGGCGGAAGCGGCCGGGGAGGCCGCCTGGTGCAACGCCACGCATCTGATCATCAACGAGAAAGGCCATCCGCGCGATGGCCGCTACCTGCGCGCGTCCGACATCGGCGCGGTGGAGCAGGCGGAAGAAGAGCGCTACAAGGATGGCGACGCCTTCTGCGTGATCGACGCCGCCACGCAAGCCATCGTGCCGCACAATGCCGCCAAGGGAGAAGGGCGTTTGTTCTTCGACGGTCCGCTGGACGTGCTTGGCGCGCCGCTGCACCTGAAGACGGCCATGACGATGCTCAACGAGGAAGCGCAGCGCCACAGCATGGACGAGTATTCGGCCGCCTGCGGCATCGGGCGCGACATCATCGAAGGCCTGGCGCAGGAACTCACCAGCCATGGCAAGCGCGCAGCCGTCAATGCGCACGGCGGCATGATGTCGGGCGCCGGTTTCTATAACGCCTATGCGCTGGTCATGCTCAATACCCTGATCGGCAATTTGAACCGCAAGGGCGGCACCCTCGTCAACGGCGGCAGCTTCAAGGATGCGGGGCCTGGGCCACGCTACAACCTCGAGAGTTTCGACGGCGAGATCAAGGCGGCCGGCATGCCGATCGGGCGCAATGTGCCGTATGAAAAAACCTCGGAATTCAAGCTGAAGAAGGAAGCGGGCAAGGCCTATCCGGCCAGGGCGCCGTGGTATCCGAATGCGCCCGCGCTGGCGACCGAGTGGCTCACCAGCGCCATGAACGGCTACCCATACACTCTGAAGGCGCTGATCCTGTGGAGCTGCAATCCCGTCTACGGCATCACGGGCTTGCGCGCCCAGATCGGCAAGGAGCTGGCCGATCCGAAGAAGATTCCCCTGATCGTCGCCATCGACCCCTTCATCAATGAAAGCTCGGCGTTTGCCGACTACCTGCTGCCCGATACCCTGCTGTATGAAAGCTGGGGCTGGGCCGGCGCCTGGGGCGGCATGCCCGTCAAAATGAGCACGGCGCGCTGGCCCGTGGTCGAACCGCGCGTGCAAAAAACGCCGGACGGCCAGACCATCTGCATGGAATCGTTCTTCATCGCGCTGGCAAAAACGATGGCCTTGCCCGGCTTCGGTCCGGATGCCCTGCAAGACATGGATGGCCAGCGCTTCCCCCTGCAGCGCGCGGAAGACTGGTATCTGCGCGGCGGCGCCAACATCGCCTGGCAGGGAAAGACGTCCGTGCCGGAGGCCAGCGACGACGACATCGAACTGTCCGGCGTTGCCCGCATCCGCTCCGAACTGGAGCGCACCCTGAAGCCGGAAGAGTGGCGCAAGGTGGCCTTCATGCTGGCGCGGGGAGGGCGCTACCAGAGCTATGGCGAGATGTTCGGCCTGCGCCTGCCGCCGCCTGCGAACCCCAAGGCGCCCGCTGCTGCCGTGCCGGTGATCGACGAGACGCCGTATCCGCAGGACTGGTCCACGCACCGTTATTTGAAACCGATGATGCTGTACAACGAGGGCCTGGGCGTAAGCAAGAACAGCTTGAGCGGCAAGCGCTTCCCCGGTACGCCCGCGTGGAGAGTGGCGGCGTTTGCCGACGGCACGCCCGTGCGTAAAACCTATCCGGCCAGCGAATGGCCGTTCGAGTTGATCAGCTATAAATCGGCACTGCAGAACTCCTACAGCATCGGCGCGCGGCGCTTGCGCGGCATCCATCCTGACAACCCCGTCGCCGTGCATCCCGACGATGCGGCGCGCTTGAAGCTGGAAAATGGCGATGAAATTGTGCTGGAAACGCCGGGCGGCAAGGCCAGGGCCACGGTGATGCTGCGCCATGGCGTGCAGCGGGGCGTGATCGCCGTCGAACACGGTTTCGGCCACAAGGAGCATGGCGCGCGCGCGCACCGCATCGGCAAGCTGCGCCAGCCCGACGAGCCGGCCATCGGCGCTGGCATCAACCTGAACGATCTGGGATTGACGGACCCGAGCCGCGGCGACAAGAACGTGTTTGTCGATCCCGTCTCGGGCACGTCGGTGCGGCAGGGACTGCCGGCACGCATCGTGCGGGCTTAA
- a CDS encoding response regulator transcription factor, producing MNESDAIIFVVDDDAAMRRSLAYLFDSAGWQVQTFESARDFLQRYDGHAPGCLLLDVRMPLMSGLELQQELARHAISLPVIFLSGHGDLAMAVQTMKAGACDFLEKPCKDQVLLDAVSRAVARSVDESRSAASANTAQSALARLTAREREVALLMAEGKASKVIARELGISDKTVQVHRHNTMEKLGLHSAAEVARLLMASGEI from the coding sequence ATGAATGAAAGCGATGCGATCATCTTTGTCGTCGACGACGACGCCGCCATGCGCCGCTCGCTGGCCTATCTGTTCGATTCGGCCGGCTGGCAAGTGCAGACGTTCGAATCGGCGCGCGATTTCCTGCAGCGCTATGACGGCCATGCGCCCGGTTGCTTGCTGCTCGACGTGCGCATGCCTTTGATGAGCGGCCTGGAACTGCAACAGGAGCTGGCGCGCCATGCGATCTCGCTACCCGTGATTTTCTTGAGCGGCCACGGCGACCTGGCCATGGCCGTGCAGACGATGAAGGCAGGCGCCTGCGATTTTCTGGAAAAACCGTGCAAGGATCAGGTATTGCTGGACGCCGTCTCGCGCGCCGTGGCCCGCAGCGTGGATGAGAGCCGCAGCGCCGCCAGCGCGAATACGGCGCAATCGGCGCTGGCCAGGCTGACGGCGCGCGAACGCGAAGTGGCGCTCTTGATGGCCGAAGGCAAAGCGTCGAAAGTCATCGCCCGCGAGCTGGGCATCAGCGACAAGACGGTGCAGGTGCACCGCCATAACACGATGGAAAAACTGGGCCTGCATTCGGCAGCCGAGGTGGCCCGGCTGCTGATGGCCAGCGGAGAGATTTAA
- a CDS encoding sensor histidine kinase, whose protein sequence is MRRFLLFALTALCLHGAQADDALPEVPEVRIGVLAYKGADAVQQDWSYVTRHLQASIPGIRFTLADYDQAGLTRAVQSQAIAFAITSSGHYVALEHSDGASRIATLESPWTDSPRQAIGSAIVVRSTSPLHDLADLAGKNVMAVAPDAFGGYQIAARELREGGIDPTHDFASLRYSGFPSQQIVDAVRAGRMDAGIVRTCLLEQMVARGEVRADELRVITTRPIPGFRCASSSRLYPDWPFVALRQTPPALAKKVAQALLAMPRTDEGYSWTVPSDYQIVDELFRDLHIGPYAYLDKLTFETALRRYWGWMLLVLALLVAWAVHTVRVEYLVSRRTEQLRAAQHQQRALEEQARQRQATLDHTARLAILGEMASAIAHELNQPLAAIGNFARGMARRITAGRLDAAPLLDGAQEIATQSERAGAIIRHIRAMAQKRPAHSTAFALADAVEQAVSLFRAAHPQARIDWRHDSAKLAPRVLADPQQVQQVLLNLLKNALDAQVENDNPGHPIGVLLHRENGACTVAVRDAGCGLQAAQMARLFEPFFTTKAEGLGLGMSLSKSIIESFGGSLSAHANADAPGLTVWFRLPEDAGMEAHKENQEETP, encoded by the coding sequence GTGCGACGTTTTTTACTGTTCGCGCTGACGGCGCTGTGTCTGCACGGCGCGCAAGCGGATGACGCACTGCCAGAGGTCCCGGAGGTGAGAATTGGCGTGCTCGCCTACAAGGGCGCCGACGCCGTGCAGCAAGACTGGTCGTACGTGACGCGCCACCTGCAGGCCAGCATTCCCGGCATCCGTTTTACATTGGCCGACTACGACCAGGCGGGCTTGACGCGCGCCGTGCAGTCGCAAGCGATCGCCTTTGCCATCACCAGCAGCGGCCATTACGTGGCGCTCGAACACAGCGACGGCGCCAGCCGCATCGCCACCCTCGAATCACCGTGGACGGACTCGCCGCGCCAGGCCATCGGTTCGGCCATCGTCGTGCGCAGTACTTCGCCGCTGCATGACCTGGCCGACCTGGCGGGCAAGAACGTGATGGCCGTGGCGCCCGATGCCTTTGGCGGCTACCAGATCGCCGCGCGCGAACTGCGCGAAGGGGGCATCGATCCCACGCATGATTTCGCCAGCCTGCGCTACAGCGGTTTCCCCTCGCAGCAGATCGTCGACGCCGTGCGGGCGGGACGCATGGATGCCGGTATCGTGCGCACGTGTCTGCTGGAACAGATGGTGGCACGCGGCGAAGTGCGCGCTGATGAACTGCGCGTGATTACCACGCGCCCGATACCCGGCTTTCGCTGCGCCAGCTCGTCGCGGCTGTATCCGGACTGGCCCTTCGTGGCCCTGCGCCAGACGCCGCCCGCACTGGCCAAAAAGGTGGCGCAAGCCTTGCTCGCCATGCCGCGTACCGATGAAGGTTACAGCTGGACGGTGCCCAGCGATTACCAGATCGTCGATGAACTGTTCCGCGACTTGCACATCGGTCCCTACGCCTATCTGGACAAGCTGACGTTCGAGACGGCCCTGCGCCGCTACTGGGGCTGGATGCTGCTGGTGCTGGCCCTGCTCGTGGCCTGGGCTGTGCACACGGTGCGTGTGGAATACCTGGTCAGCCGGCGCACGGAGCAATTGCGCGCCGCCCAGCACCAGCAGCGCGCGCTGGAAGAACAGGCGCGCCAGCGCCAGGCCACGCTCGACCACACGGCGCGCCTGGCGATCCTGGGCGAAATGGCCAGCGCCATCGCGCACGAATTGAACCAGCCGCTGGCGGCCATCGGCAATTTCGCGCGCGGCATGGCGCGCCGCATCACGGCGGGCCGGCTCGATGCGGCGCCCCTGCTCGACGGCGCGCAGGAAATCGCCACGCAAAGCGAACGCGCGGGCGCCATCATCCGCCACATCCGCGCGATGGCGCAAAAACGTCCCGCGCACAGCACCGCCTTCGCCCTGGCCGACGCCGTGGAGCAGGCGGTATCGCTGTTCCGCGCGGCCCATCCGCAAGCGCGGATAGACTGGCGCCACGACAGCGCCAAGCTTGCGCCGCGCGTGCTGGCCGACCCGCAGCAAGTGCAGCAGGTGCTGCTCAATTTGCTCAAGAACGCGCTCGATGCGCAGGTGGAAAACGACAATCCGGGGCACCCCATCGGCGTGCTGCTGCACCGCGAAAACGGCGCCTGCACGGTGGCCGTGCGCGACGCCGGTTGCGGCCTGCAGGCGGCGCAGATGGCGCGATTGTTCGAACCCTTTTTCACCACCAAGGCCGAAGGCCTGGGCCTGGGCATGTCGCTCAGCAAAAGCATCATCGAATCGTTCGGCGGCAGCCTGTCGGCGCACGCCAACGCCGATGCGCCAGGCTTGACGGTCTGGTTCCGCCTGCCCGAAGATGCCGGTATGGAAGCGCACAAGGAAAACCAAGAGGAAACACCATGA
- the mutY gene encoding A/G-specific adenine glycosylase, with translation MKRLLHPLSPATGTAPLEDYVDPTFSATVIAWQKQHGRHALPWQNTRDAYLIWLSEIMLQQTQVTAVLGYYARFLERFPTLRDLASAPVEDVMAQWSGLGYYTRARNLHKCAQRVVAEYDGVFPSDPALLADLPGIGRSTAAAISAFSSGTRAAIMDGNVKRVFARTFGIDAYPGEKRVEEAMWRRAEALLPETGIEAYTQGLMDFGATLCTRSSPDCGRCPLQPRCVAYATGRTKDLPVRKPKKTSPEKHAVMLVVIDDGQVLLEQRPGSGIWGGLLSLPELDGHVLAGDDSPRDIDQQALARAVAPFGTIETQERLLPIVHVFTHYKLHIVPCRVTLARRLALAGEATHVWYDGAKIADAPLPAPIKKLLLDLFGDARAAQRSMF, from the coding sequence ATGAAACGTCTGCTGCATCCGCTCTCGCCCGCCACGGGCACGGCCCCTTTGGAAGACTACGTCGACCCGACTTTTTCCGCCACCGTCATCGCCTGGCAAAAGCAGCATGGCCGCCATGCGCTGCCATGGCAAAACACGCGCGATGCCTACCTGATCTGGCTGTCCGAAATCATGCTGCAGCAAACGCAGGTCACCGCCGTACTCGGCTACTACGCGCGCTTCCTCGAACGCTTTCCCACCCTGCGCGACCTCGCTAGCGCCCCGGTGGAAGACGTGATGGCGCAATGGAGCGGCCTCGGCTACTACACGCGGGCGCGCAACCTGCACAAGTGCGCGCAGCGCGTGGTGGCCGAATACGATGGCGTCTTCCCCAGCGACCCGGCCCTGCTGGCCGACCTGCCCGGCATCGGCCGATCGACGGCGGCCGCCATCTCCGCGTTTTCCAGCGGCACGCGCGCGGCCATCATGGACGGCAACGTCAAGCGCGTGTTTGCGCGCACGTTTGGCATCGATGCCTATCCCGGCGAAAAACGGGTCGAGGAAGCCATGTGGCGCCGCGCCGAAGCGCTGCTGCCTGAAACCGGTATCGAAGCCTACACGCAGGGTTTGATGGATTTCGGCGCCACGCTGTGCACGCGCAGCAGCCCCGATTGCGGCCGCTGCCCGCTGCAGCCGCGCTGCGTGGCCTACGCCACCGGCCGCACCAAGGATTTACCTGTGCGCAAACCGAAGAAAACCAGCCCGGAAAAACATGCCGTCATGTTGGTCGTCATCGACGATGGCCAGGTGCTGCTGGAACAGCGCCCCGGCTCGGGCATCTGGGGCGGCTTGCTGTCGCTGCCCGAACTCGATGGCCACGTGCTGGCCGGCGACGACTCTCCGCGCGACATCGACCAGCAGGCGCTGGCGCGCGCCGTGGCACCGTTCGGCACCATCGAAACGCAGGAACGGCTGCTGCCCATCGTGCACGTCTTCACCCACTACAAGCTGCACATCGTGCCCTGCCGCGTCACCCTGGCGCGCCGTCTGGCGCTGGCTGGGGAAGCGACGCACGTCTGGTACGACGGCGCAAAAATTGCAGACGCGCCGCTGCCCGCACCGATCAAGAAACTGCTGCTGGACCTGTTCGGCGATGCGCGCGCGGCGCAGCGCAGCATGTTCTAG
- a CDS encoding dynamin family protein: MVRDLEQYSAWRQDVQAALQAYRQAASAAGLVDGASALRLARCGSRLLDDRLSVAFVAEFSRGKSELINAIFFAGYGQRILPSGAGRTTMCPTELLYDAAWPPSIRLLPIETRAQNLSTSDYRDLPAAWTVLPLNIDAGDDMQEAIRQVSLTKKVSVEEAARYGLYDAGDADAPAMLDDDGQVEISMWRHAIINFPHPLLKQGLVILDTPGLNAIGTEPELTLNLIPNAHAVLFILAADTGVTRSDIEVWRNHIGAGAGRLVVLNKIDSMWDELRGDAEVAQAIERQQASVAHLLTLDAGQVFPVSAQKALVGKINHDAALLEKSRLQALETALFEELIPARKDIIRRQLAFDLDAIEAAQQVQAAARARGIAEQLHELHSLRGKNQSVIAHMMRRIDIEKKEFDSSLFKLQATRAVFTRLSTELYTSLGMDIVRDDIDGVRAAMQRSRFFTGLREAVRQYFERIASNLDRSEGKTAEITEMMNVMYRKFASEHGLALALPMPFSLARYRQEIADIEAVYHKQFGTATLLTTSRVVLMEKFFDTIASRVRRSFTNANDDASAWLKVIMAPLEAQIVEYKEQLKLRFASIQRIHDATGSLEQKIAGFEASLAALERDKAQLAQLLATLRAASAT; this comes from the coding sequence ATGGTCAGAGATTTGGAACAATACAGCGCATGGCGGCAGGACGTGCAGGCCGCCTTGCAGGCATACCGGCAAGCCGCCAGCGCGGCGGGCCTGGTCGACGGCGCGTCCGCGCTGCGCCTGGCGCGCTGTGGCTCCCGCCTGCTCGACGACCGTTTATCCGTTGCCTTCGTGGCGGAATTCTCGCGCGGAAAATCCGAGCTGATCAACGCCATCTTCTTTGCCGGCTACGGCCAGCGCATCCTGCCCTCGGGCGCGGGCCGCACCACCATGTGCCCCACCGAGCTGCTGTACGACGCGGCCTGGCCGCCATCGATCCGCCTGCTGCCCATCGAGACGCGCGCGCAGAACCTGTCGACCAGCGACTACCGCGACCTGCCCGCCGCCTGGACCGTCCTGCCCCTGAACATCGATGCGGGCGACGACATGCAGGAAGCCATCCGCCAGGTCAGCCTGACGAAAAAAGTCAGCGTCGAGGAAGCGGCGCGCTACGGCCTGTACGACGCCGGCGACGCGGACGCCCCCGCCATGCTGGACGACGACGGCCAGGTGGAAATCTCCATGTGGCGCCACGCCATCATCAACTTCCCCCATCCGCTGCTGAAACAGGGCCTGGTGATCCTCGATACGCCCGGCCTGAACGCCATCGGCACGGAACCGGAACTGACCCTGAACCTGATCCCGAATGCGCATGCGGTGCTGTTCATCCTGGCGGCCGACACGGGTGTCACGCGCAGCGATATCGAAGTATGGCGCAACCATATCGGCGCTGGCGCGGGGCGCCTGGTGGTGCTCAACAAGATCGACAGCATGTGGGACGAATTGCGCGGCGATGCCGAGGTGGCGCAAGCGATCGAGCGCCAGCAAGCCAGCGTGGCGCATCTGCTGACGCTCGACGCTGGCCAGGTGTTTCCAGTGTCGGCGCAAAAAGCCCTGGTGGGCAAGATCAACCACGATGCGGCGCTGCTGGAAAAGAGCCGCCTGCAGGCGCTGGAAACGGCCCTGTTCGAGGAGCTGATCCCCGCGCGCAAGGACATCATCCGGCGCCAGCTGGCGTTCGACCTGGACGCCATCGAAGCGGCGCAGCAGGTGCAGGCGGCGGCGCGCGCGCGCGGCATCGCCGAGCAGCTGCACGAGCTGCACAGCCTGCGCGGCAAGAACCAGAGCGTGATCGCCCACATGATGCGGCGCATCGATATCGAGAAAAAGGAATTCGACAGCAGCCTGTTCAAGCTGCAAGCGACGCGCGCCGTGTTTACCCGCCTGTCGACGGAGCTGTACACGAGCCTGGGCATGGACATCGTGCGCGACGATATCGATGGCGTGCGCGCGGCCATGCAGCGCAGCCGCTTTTTCACGGGCCTGCGCGAAGCCGTGCGCCAGTATTTCGAGCGCATCGCCAGCAACCTGGATCGCTCGGAAGGCAAGACGGCCGAGATCACGGAAATGATGAACGTGATGTACCGTAAATTCGCCTCCGAACACGGCCTGGCGCTGGCCTTACCGATGCCGTTTTCGCTGGCCCGCTATCGCCAGGAAATCGCCGACATCGAAGCCGTCTACCATAAGCAGTTCGGCACGGCGACCCTGCTCACCACCAGCAGGGTCGTGCTGATGGAGAAATTCTTCGACACCATCGCCTCGCGCGTGCGGCGCAGTTTCACCAACGCCAACGACGACGCCAGCGCCTGGCTGAAAGTCATCATGGCACCGCTCGAAGCGCAGATCGTCGAGTACAAGGAACAGCTGAAACTGCGCTTTGCCTCGATCCAGCGCATCCACGACGCCACGGGCAGCCTGGAACAGAAAATCGCCGGCTTCGAGGCCAGCCTGGCGGCGCTTGAACGCGACAAGGCGCAGCTGGCGCAATTGCTGGCCACCCTGCGCGCCGCCAGCGCGACCTAA